ATTCTCAGCGTCTTTACTTAACGAAGGAgtcaattttgtttctttcagcctcaagggaaaatgaacaaacaaagaACTGATCTCATTCCTGAAAACAGTGGGCCGGCCGCATGATCGGTGCCAGACGATATGTTTCATATGGAATAAACCTAACAAAATAATAAGGAAACAAATGATTGGCCTTTGACCCGTTCACGGTTCTAAATAATACTCAACTTTCCCTTTACTACTTGCAcgacaatttttttaattataaaaactGCCCTTCTTGCTAACATCGACTCGATCGGAACAGCTTGAATTTGCTGGTTTTTATTGaatcaacataaaaagaaaaaaaggaacagtAGTTTGCATCAATGAGGTTGCCACCCTTTGGTTTTCTTTAAAGTTGCCCTCGCTCtattcttcttcatctttgtctaagcaactttgttttttttttttacaaaaaagtttctgttgtttttatatttttactgGTTACAttcaaaacatcaaaattttgaatgagTCTTTTTTTGTTCTAATCCTTTGAAACCGATGGCTTGTAAAGAGCGATAGAACGGCAATGAAGAGCCGAGTCAAGTCAAGCATCGTACAGCTATAGATCTGGCTCCATGTCACCATTAAATGTCAACAAAACTCTAGGAGCATctcagaaaaagagagagagagagagagatggggaggACAGCGATGACGACGGTGCACCATTTCAGCCATGGCCACCCTCTGCAACTAGTCTCTTTCACCCAGGCCCAGCAGCCCAATCTCAAGACCCAGTGCTGCGGCCCCCCCTTCTCCTCCTGGACTAACCATGGCCGCTCCTCCGAGCCTCTCTACGCCTGCGAGCACTGCAACTTCTACGTCCACAAGGGCTGCTTGCAGCTTCCCCAGCTCATCACCCATCCCTCCCACCCCGCCCACCCCCTCACCCTCCTGCCCGTCTGCCACTACCCCGACGCCACCTTCTCCTGCGACGCCTGCTCCCGATCTTCCAGCTGCTTCTCCTACAACTGTGCCCACTGCTCCTTCGACCTCCACGTCTACTGCGCCTCCATGCCCCTCGCCGTCAGCCATGGCTCCCACCCTCACCGGCTTTCCCTCTCTTTCGCCTGCCCCTACCCTGAAGACGGCGACTTCCAATGTGATCTCTGCAGAGGGAAGGGAGGAAGCGCCTGGCTCTACCGCTGCGCCCCTTGTGGCTTCGACGCCCACCTCGACTGCGCTAGACGCATCGGCCCCGTGACCGGTGTGCCCGCTCAGCCCATGGGAGCTCCGAGAGCAGTGGCACCCACCCAACCTGTCCGACCATACTCACCGGCGCCCAATTACCAGGTCGGCCCAAGACCACCCGTCCATCCCCTCCGACCATCTGCCGGCCAGCCATATGCAGTTGCACAGGCTCCAAGACTAACCGGAACAGGTCTTCCGCCACAGTTCAGGCCGGTAGGTTTGAGACCGGTGATGCCTGGTCGGCCACAGGCAGCGCAGGCTCAACCAATGGCTTGGAACCAACCAGCCACCCAGCCGACCGTGGAGGCGTCTCTGCAACTTAACTTTGGGGATGGCGGTGACCAAAGCGGGGGACAAGGGGATGGAGGGCAGAACGGTACTTCTGGAGATCAAAGTCAAGATGGTTATTCTGATAATGGAGGAGCAAATGCAGGGAATTGCGATTCAGGGAGTCAAGGGGTGGACTACGCCGGTGACGGAGGAGCGGAGTATTGTAGTTACGAAGCTTCGGCTGGCGAAGCCTACTTTATTAATAGCGATGAAGGACAGAATTTTGTTGGGTGTGAGGTGGAGTGTGATGATTTTGTGTGTGACGATTGAAGGTGGGATTTGTGATTGaagagccttttttttttttctgggttgcagtatggtgatcttgaggtGAATGTATGGTTGGTCAAATTAATTATTTGCAGTTTCTGAATGCCTGTGTGGATATTGTAAATAGTTGGGTCTGCTCTTGAGAAAAGTAATCAAGATTATGCTTTTGAATGGCTATGTACTCAATAGTTATGCTGgatctgtttattttttactttaagattttgatttaaaaaaaaatctgaaaattatGGAGTACTGTTGATTGCTTTATCATGAAACGAG
This window of the Nymphaea colorata isolate Beijing-Zhang1983 chromosome 2, ASM883128v2, whole genome shotgun sequence genome carries:
- the LOC116247945 gene encoding uncharacterized protein LOC116247945, coding for MGRTAMTTVHHFSHGHPLQLVSFTQAQQPNLKTQCCGPPFSSWTNHGRSSEPLYACEHCNFYVHKGCLQLPQLITHPSHPAHPLTLLPVCHYPDATFSCDACSRSSSCFSYNCAHCSFDLHVYCASMPLAVSHGSHPHRLSLSFACPYPEDGDFQCDLCRGKGGSAWLYRCAPCGFDAHLDCARRIGPVTGVPAQPMGAPRAVAPTQPVRPYSPAPNYQVGPRPPVHPLRPSAGQPYAVAQAPRLTGTGLPPQFRPVGLRPVMPGRPQAAQAQPMAWNQPATQPTVEASLQLNFGDGGDQSGGQGDGGQNGTSGDQSQDGYSDNGGANAGNCDSGSQGVDYAGDGGAEYCSYEASAGEAYFINSDEGQNFVGCEVECDDFVCDD